The Prochlorococcus marinus CUG1416 genome has a segment encoding these proteins:
- a CDS encoding DNA polymerase III subunit gamma/tau, with protein sequence MPNIHKPFHQKYRPNKLDELVGQNFISITLKQAMLTKKIAPAYLFNGPRGTGKTSSARIFAKSLNCQAFEQPTISPCGKCDLCRQITDGNALDIIEIDAASNTGVENIREIIERARFAPTLARWKVYVIDECHMLSSAASNALLKTIEEPPSRVVFILATTNPERVLNTIQSRCQKFDFRRISPSDIFQNLSEIAEKESIKYEVQALKMIAKRSNGGMRDAQSLLEQIHLLPEGITIKNIQSLLGEVSEIELTNLIKSLIENNPESLIISCNKLYDDGNEPNQIIIGLLNITRDLLLHTTNNKYSDLYYTPDEFQEELDKISKTINKSTIINWHNKLRNIEYQIKTSDNPRLWLEIHLTGLLDNQEINSFENKQENNKNATKDQHENIKNNETINKENISHEIQKPSIKEQIRGTELIIKKDEELEDFNSLGKKSIRNIADTSQKNPEPNNLKDQWELILSKLELPSTRMLLSQQAELESFDSEKITIALSPNWENMIKSRKVIIENTVKKIFGDQIILNFSTKQLSKINPTNSPKTTNNQEKNLKPIKKIEPTTNLSKKISKEENYDDSPKNLANFFNGEIIDLDE encoded by the coding sequence ATGCCTAATATTCATAAGCCTTTTCATCAAAAATATAGACCAAACAAACTAGACGAACTGGTTGGGCAAAATTTTATATCTATTACTCTAAAACAAGCAATGTTAACAAAAAAGATTGCTCCTGCATATCTTTTTAATGGTCCAAGAGGCACTGGCAAAACATCAAGTGCCAGAATCTTTGCGAAATCTTTAAACTGTCAGGCATTTGAACAACCAACAATAAGTCCTTGTGGTAAATGTGACTTATGTAGACAAATTACAGATGGTAACGCTCTAGATATTATCGAGATTGATGCAGCATCAAATACAGGAGTTGAAAATATAAGAGAAATTATAGAAAGAGCGAGGTTTGCTCCTACTCTAGCGAGATGGAAAGTATACGTTATTGATGAATGTCATATGCTTTCCTCAGCAGCTTCAAATGCTTTACTAAAAACTATTGAAGAACCGCCCTCAAGAGTTGTATTTATCCTTGCGACGACAAATCCTGAGAGAGTATTAAATACAATACAAAGTAGATGTCAAAAATTTGATTTTAGAAGAATAAGCCCTAGTGACATTTTTCAAAATTTATCAGAAATAGCAGAAAAAGAATCCATTAAGTATGAGGTGCAAGCATTAAAAATGATTGCAAAAAGATCTAATGGAGGAATGAGAGATGCACAAAGCCTTCTTGAACAAATTCATCTTCTACCAGAGGGTATAACAATTAAAAATATTCAAAGCCTGCTAGGAGAAGTATCAGAGATTGAATTAACAAATCTGATTAAATCATTAATTGAGAATAATCCAGAGTCATTAATTATCAGCTGCAACAAATTATATGATGATGGAAACGAACCCAATCAAATCATTATTGGATTATTAAATATAACAAGAGATTTACTACTACATACTACAAATAATAAATATTCAGATCTTTATTATACGCCTGATGAATTTCAAGAAGAATTAGATAAAATCTCAAAAACAATCAATAAATCAACAATAATTAATTGGCATAATAAGCTTAGAAATATTGAATATCAAATCAAAACAAGTGATAATCCAAGGCTGTGGTTGGAAATACATTTAACAGGCCTTCTAGATAATCAAGAGATAAATAGTTTTGAAAATAAGCAAGAAAATAACAAAAATGCGACTAAAGACCAGCATGAAAACATAAAAAACAATGAAACAATAAATAAAGAAAATATATCTCATGAAATTCAAAAACCAAGCATAAAAGAGCAAATAAGAGGCACGGAATTGATTATAAAAAAAGACGAAGAATTAGAAGATTTTAATAGTCTTGGGAAAAAAAGTATTAGAAATATTGCTGATACTAGCCAAAAAAATCCTGAGCCAAATAATTTAAAAGATCAATGGGAATTAATTCTTTCTAAATTAGAGTTACCATCAACAAGAATGTTACTTTCACAACAAGCCGAGCTAGAAAGTTTTGATTCTGAGAAAATCACAATTGCATTATCTCCAAACTGGGAAAATATGATAAAAAGCAGAAAAGTTATAATTGAAAATACAGTAAAAAAGATATTTGGAGATCAAATAATACTTAATTTTTCTACCAAACAATTATCTAAAATTAACCCAACAAACTCTCCAAAAACAACCAACAATCAAGAAAAGAATCTGAAACCAATAAAAAAAATAGAACCAACAACTAATTTGTCAAAAAAAATATCTAAAGAGGAAAATTATGATGATAGTCCAAAAAACTTAGCAAATTTTTTTAATGGAGAGATTATAGACCTTGATGAATAA
- the rpmI gene encoding 50S ribosomal protein L35, with protein sequence MSKLKTRKSAAKRFKATATGKFMRRRAFHNHLLDHKSSKLKRHLSTKAVVDERDADNVKLMIPYA encoded by the coding sequence ATGTCTAAACTAAAAACTCGTAAATCAGCTGCCAAAAGATTTAAAGCTACTGCTACGGGTAAATTCATGAGAAGAAGAGCTTTCCATAATCATTTACTTGATCATAAAAGCTCAAAATTAAAAAGACATCTTTCAACAAAAGCAGTAGTTGATGAAAGAGATGCCGATAATGTAAAATTGATGATTCCATACGCATAA
- a CDS encoding SpoIID/LytB domain-containing protein translates to MKSKFTFLKLCLGFISLLIINTKFTSSVVSEELLEVELNTEIKKGKFLIGLKQYLGGENDSFSKVKNINFTTDKGFLNLHSSNGIKYKSKHINITWRDIPIKNPETIERIVFGPFASYESAKKQAEKIKDKGFETTVAFPENWEVWIPFEDDLPDFELKNKIFRKIKNIQITPFLKSDYSVMQLEGPIHIYAEEEIKINDVNFGNNFYLIQDLYGTWTLIQKIKFDDYLEGVLPHEIGPSSPLEALKAQAVIARTWGIYNSDRFNMDKYHLCISTQCQVYQPPKIKNKKVQQAIEATSNLILTYENQPINAFYHGSNGGVSALAAESWQMQDYFYFNSIIDGSKSLNKIFKLPISSESELNNFLDFDKDHFYGSDHSLFRWNKKISRLKIKETLIKNKLININENVLDFNVIERGSSGRVTKLEIQTNKVNKSIALVKDDIRRVFSFIPSNLFTINKLSDDLWLLRGGGFGHGVGLSQSGAIEMAELGFSYEQILNHYYRDAKLENIELLSQ, encoded by the coding sequence ATGAAAAGTAAATTTACCTTTTTAAAGTTATGTTTAGGCTTTATTTCTCTTTTAATAATTAACACTAAATTTACTTCTAGTGTAGTTTCAGAAGAATTGCTAGAGGTTGAACTTAATACAGAAATTAAAAAAGGAAAATTTTTAATAGGTTTAAAGCAATATCTTGGCGGGGAAAATGATAGTTTTTCTAAGGTAAAGAATATTAATTTTACAACTGATAAAGGCTTTTTAAACTTGCATTCATCCAACGGTATCAAATATAAATCAAAACACATTAATATTACCTGGAGGGATATACCCATCAAAAATCCAGAAACTATTGAAAGAATTGTTTTTGGTCCTTTTGCTAGTTATGAATCAGCAAAAAAACAAGCAGAGAAAATAAAAGATAAAGGCTTTGAGACTACTGTTGCTTTTCCTGAAAATTGGGAGGTATGGATTCCATTTGAAGATGATTTACCCGATTTTGAATTAAAAAATAAAATTTTCAGAAAAATAAAAAATATTCAAATTACTCCTTTTCTTAAAAGTGATTATAGTGTTATGCAACTCGAAGGACCTATACATATTTATGCTGAGGAGGAAATAAAAATAAATGATGTTAATTTTGGTAATAATTTTTATTTAATACAAGATTTATATGGAACTTGGACGTTAATTCAAAAAATTAAGTTTGATGATTATTTAGAAGGTGTTTTGCCACACGAAATTGGACCGAGTTCCCCTTTAGAAGCCCTCAAAGCACAGGCAGTTATTGCCCGAACTTGGGGAATTTATAATTCTGATAGATTTAATATGGATAAATATCATTTATGTATAAGCACTCAATGTCAAGTTTATCAGCCTCCTAAAATTAAAAATAAAAAAGTACAACAAGCTATAGAAGCAACTTCAAACTTGATTCTCACATATGAAAATCAACCAATAAATGCTTTTTATCATGGTTCTAACGGTGGTGTATCTGCTTTAGCTGCCGAGTCTTGGCAAATGCAAGATTATTTTTACTTTAATTCAATCATTGATGGTTCTAAATCATTAAATAAAATTTTTAAACTTCCAATTTCAAGTGAATCTGAATTAAATAATTTTTTAGATTTTGATAAAGACCATTTTTATGGGAGCGATCACTCTCTTTTTCGCTGGAATAAGAAAATTTCTCGTCTTAAAATTAAAGAAACGTTAATTAAAAACAAACTTATCAATATTAATGAAAATGTTTTGGATTTCAATGTCATTGAACGAGGTTCAAGTGGCAGAGTGACAAAATTAGAAATACAGACTAACAAAGTTAATAAATCTATTGCGCTAGTTAAAGATGATATTCGACGAGTATTCAGTTTTATACCTAGTAATTTATTTACTATTAATAAATTAAGTGATGATTTATGGCTTTTGAGAGGAGGAGGCTTCGGTCATGGTGTAGGTTTATCACAGTCAGGAGCAATTGAAATGGCTGAATTAGGATTCTCTTATGAACAAATATTGAATCATTATTATCGAGATGCAAAACTTGAAAATATTGAGTTATTGTCTCAATGA
- a CDS encoding glycosyltransferase family 2 protein, which produces MSKGFYKNRRLKSFLFLSACFLVTIIPHVYNIRGFFYFILTLSLVIAFYGFIVISRNFKRNNIANTISRGVINKELPLLDILVAARDEENVIERLVERLFNLDYPKNKLNIYIIDDGSSDKTPLILDRLSRQFEKLKVVSRSPSAGGGKSGALNYALKFTHGEWLLVLDADAQLKQDSLIRLFSFVEEGDWSAVQLRKSVTNVSKNFLTSCQSMEMAMDAIFQYGRLSVARVAELRGNGELIKKDTLLACGSFNEDTVTDDLDLSLRLLLSKSRIGILWDPPVMEEAVENLNALLAQRQRWAEGGLQRFFDYGDQLFTNKIDYLQKFDLTYFFILQYALPIISIVDLVLSIALLDSPIYWPISLTAFMLSGIAFWYGASCKSEVPVLQKGNLLMTFVSIFYLSHWFLVIPWVTIKMSIFPKKILWRKTLHTGV; this is translated from the coding sequence ATGAGTAAGGGTTTTTATAAAAATCGAAGGTTGAAGTCGTTTCTATTTCTTAGTGCTTGTTTTTTAGTAACTATCATTCCTCATGTTTACAATATCAGAGGTTTTTTTTACTTTATATTGACTCTTTCTTTGGTGATTGCTTTTTACGGTTTCATAGTTATTTCTAGAAATTTCAAAAGGAACAATATTGCAAATACTATTAGCAGAGGAGTGATTAATAAAGAGTTACCTTTACTCGATATTTTGGTTGCAGCTAGAGATGAAGAGAATGTCATAGAAAGATTAGTTGAAAGGTTATTTAATTTGGATTATCCAAAAAATAAATTAAATATTTACATAATCGATGATGGTAGTTCTGATAAGACCCCTTTAATTTTAGATCGATTATCCAGACAATTTGAAAAGCTAAAAGTAGTAAGTCGTTCTCCAAGCGCAGGAGGCGGAAAGTCAGGAGCTTTAAATTATGCCTTGAAGTTTACTCATGGTGAATGGTTATTAGTGTTGGATGCTGATGCTCAATTAAAACAAGATTCTTTGATACGGTTATTTAGTTTTGTAGAAGAGGGTGATTGGTCTGCAGTTCAATTAAGAAAATCAGTAACAAATGTAAGTAAGAATTTTTTAACTTCATGTCAGTCCATGGAGATGGCTATGGACGCAATCTTTCAATATGGAAGGTTATCAGTTGCCAGAGTTGCTGAATTAAGAGGAAATGGTGAATTAATTAAAAAAGATACGTTATTGGCATGTGGTTCTTTTAATGAAGACACAGTTACGGATGATCTCGATTTAAGTTTAAGATTATTATTATCAAAATCTAGAATTGGAATCTTATGGGATCCTCCAGTCATGGAAGAAGCAGTTGAGAATTTAAATGCTTTATTAGCACAAAGGCAAAGATGGGCAGAGGGCGGCTTGCAAAGATTCTTTGATTATGGGGATCAATTATTTACTAATAAAATTGATTATTTGCAGAAATTTGATTTAACATACTTCTTCATCTTGCAATATGCACTTCCAATAATATCTATTGTTGATTTAGTTCTCAGTATCGCTTTATTAGATTCACCAATTTACTGGCCTATTTCATTAACAGCTTTTATGTTATCAGGAATTGCTTTTTGGTACGGTGCTTCTTGCAAAAGCGAAGTGCCTGTATTGCAAAAAGGAAATCTTTTGATGACATTTGTATCGATTTTTTATTTATCACATTGGTTTTTAGTAATACCTTGGGTAACAATAAAAATGTCTATTTTCCCCAAAAAGATTCTTTGGCGAAAAACTCTGCATACTGGAGTGTAA
- the rplT gene encoding 50S ribosomal protein L20, translated as MARVKRGNIARKRRNKILNLAKGFRGGNKNLFRTANQRVMKALCNAYRDRRRRKRDFRRLWIARINASARINGTNYSKLINGMKTSEIIINRKMLAQLALNDPKCFEKIVSSVSN; from the coding sequence ATGGCACGTGTAAAAAGAGGCAATATAGCCAGAAAAAGAAGAAACAAAATCTTAAATCTTGCAAAAGGTTTTAGAGGCGGAAACAAAAATCTTTTCAGAACAGCAAATCAAAGAGTAATGAAAGCTCTCTGTAATGCTTACAGAGATAGAAGAAGAAGAAAAAGAGATTTTAGAAGACTTTGGATTGCTAGAATTAATGCTTCAGCAAGAATAAATGGAACGAACTATAGCAAGTTAATAAATGGCATGAAAACTTCTGAAATTATCATTAATAGAAAAATGCTTGCTCAATTAGCCTTAAATGACCCAAAATGTTTTGAAAAAATAGTTTCTTCCGTTAGCAATTAA